In Candidatus Melainabacteria bacterium, the genomic stretch CAGTTGGTGGAACAGAGTATGCTTTTAAGCAATTACAACTACCAATGCCAGGAATTAATATGTAGGCCATCTATTTTTGTTTAAACTTTAATATTTTCAAGAATTACGCCTTTTCTCGAGATTAATTTTCAAAGTTGCGTTATTGGAGCAATACTTGGTGCTACAGTTGCTATGTGGGTACATTTGATATAAATAATTTACTTAATTTATAACTAAACTTTCAACTTTTGCCCCATCACTAGCAACATTTAAAACTTTGTAGTTACTTTTAACATTAAATTCTTTCCACTTAGAAGTCATTGCTTTTCCAATATCTTCTGCCTTTTGTTTATTGTTTATAAAAGCTACAAGCGTAGGCCCTGCTCCTGATAAGGTACCGCCACATGCACCATATTTCATGCCTTCATTTAATACATCTTCCATGCCAGGCACAAGATCTTTTCTAAATGGCTGGTGCAACTTATCTTGAAAACCAATTTTTAAACCTTCCCAATTTTTATTTAATAAGCAAGAAAGTAAATATGCAGTCCTACTTACATTAAAAGCAGCATCTCCAAATGGAATGTTTGGTGGTAGTAGCTCTCTAGAAATTCTTGTAGGCAAATCAAAGTCAGGAATTACTACTATTACTAATAATTCTCTTGGCCATGGAAACTGATTTACAAAAACTTTTTCATCAAATGAAACAGAAACAGTTAATCCACCATATATTGCAGCAGCACAATTATCAGGGTGACCTTCTAATTTTGTAGCTAAACTTAAAATATCTTCTTTTTTTAAAGAGCCACCAAGCAAGTAATTAGCAGCTAAAAGTCCGCTTACAATGGCACTAGCACTTGAACCCAATCCACTAGCCATTGGAATCTGACAATCAATATTTACTTCTAAGGGCGGAGGATCCTTTTTTAATTTTTTAAACGCTTCACAAAACGATTTGTAGACTATGTTTGTATTATCTAATGGCAAAGAAGCATTTTCTCCTTTAATTTTTAGACCACCACTGGTTACTTTAAACGTAAATTCATTAAACCATTCCAAAGCCAGCGACAAAGTATCAAAGCCTGGTCCTAAATTTGCAGTTGATGCTGGTACTTTAATTTTAATTACATCTGACATAATTCTTTACTTCTTTTAAGATTGCACTAGCAATTTCTAAATCCTCAGGATAAGTGATTTTTATATTTTTTCTGTTTCCTATAATTAGATTAACAGAATTCTCAAAAAGTTCTATCATTTGTGCTTCATCAGTAATTGTCAAGCTTGAATCTTTAAATAATCTGTAACATCTTTCTAATAAATCATATTTAAATACTTGTGGAGTTTGTATTAAATATAATTCATCCCTACTAATTGTTGAATCAACAACTAATTTGTCTTTATCTGATTTACTTTTCTTTATAGTGTCCACAAGAGGTATAGCTAATACACTAGCTCCATTAATATAAGCACTTTCAATACACTTGTTTACATCATCCAATTCAAACAAAGGCCTTGCAACATCATGGATTAAAACTAAATCACACGTAGGATTAACTTTGCAAAAACCATTGTAAACAGAATCCTGTCTCTTCTTACCTCCTAAAACAATTTTCACTTTTCCTGGGTCGCAGCTTGTAGGTCGCAGCTCTAAAAGTTCTCTTGTAGCATTAATATCATTTGTCACTACAATTACTTCAAGCACGTCATTAAGTCGCAGAAACTTTTCTAAAGAATAAATTACTAGTGGCTTATTTTCCAATAACACAAATAGTTTTGATTTAGAGTTACCAGAATCCATTCTAGATGCACTACCAGCTCCTGCAATAATAATTGAGATTTTTTTATTCTTATTCATTTATTGCATCAATAACTTTTTTTAAGACAAGATCTTTTACTTTTAAGAATGGTGATTTTATATTAACTCCTGCAGCTTTTTTATGTCCGCCACCACCCATTGAAATTGCAATTTTACTTACATCAACATCCGTATTTGATCTTAAGCTAACTTTAGTCTCACCTACATCTTCTCTAAAAAAAACACTAACTAAAACTCCTTTTGTTCTTATCATATAATCCACAATATCTTCTGTATCTTCACTAGTTGCAGAGAAACTCTTCAGTAAATCATTACTAACATATGTCCAAGCAATTTTTCCATCTTCTGTTAAATTTAAATTAGATAAAGCATTTCCAAATATCTTAATTGACTTATATGGTTTTTCTAAAAAAGCTTTCTTATAAACACCTGTATGCTCTGCACCAAGTTCAATTAATTCTGCTCCCCAGTTTAATGCATTTGAACTTGTATTTGAATTTGAAAAACAACCTGTATCAGTAAGTAAGGTTGTATATAACAATGTTGCAATTTCTTTTGTGATTTTTACATTTAAGCTTTTAGCTAACCAATAAACTAACTGCCCAGTACTTGTTGCATCTGATTCAATCCAATTAATGTTTGCAAATCTTTCATTTGAAACATGGTGATCAATGTTTATTGTTGCTTTAGAGTTAAACCAAAGATCTTTTGCTTTTCCAAGTCTTCTTACAGAACCACAATCCAATGAAAAAGCTAATTCATAACTGCCAAGCAAATTCTTATCTTGTGAAGTTTTAACAAGATTAGAAAAAGGAAGAAACTTATATATTTCTGGAACTGGATCAGAAATTACATGATCAACAATATGCCCATGTTGTTTAAGTAAAGAACCAAGAGCTAACATTGAGCCTAAGGTGTCACCATCAGGATTCTCATGAGAAAGCACAAGACTCTTTCTTAAATTTTTAATTTTTTCTATAATCAAACTTACAGTCTTAGTATCTTTCATTACCTGTATTATACTGTATTTATGATGAGTACAAACCAAGAGTGCATTTTCTGCAAAATAGCAAATAAAGAATTACAAACAAAAATCATTTTTGAAAATGAAGAGTTTGTAGCTTTTAATGATATTAATCCTGTTAGTCCTATTCATACATTAGTAATTACTAAAAAGCATTATAAAAATTTTCTTGAGGTTGAAAATAAAGATATACTTGGAAAACTTTTACTTACAGTAAAAGAAGTAGCTAAATTAAAAGATTTAAACGATGGGTTTAGAACGGTCATAAATACTGGGGATAATGGGGGTCAAACTGTTCATCATTTACATGTTCATGTTTTAGGTGGAAGATTTCATAAATGGCCACCAGGATAGAACGTATCGGCGCATCGGCGTAATGGCTCACCATGAGAAATTTGAACTTCATACTAATTCTTTGGATTACTAAGCTAATTAGTTCTTTAATAGGGATTCTTTACTTGGGACAAGCATCAAACTTTCCAGGAAAAGTTGCTCTTAAGATTCAAAAAAACTTTATAAAATATTTTAAATTAAAAAACAATTTAAAAATAATTCTAATAACTGGCACTAATGGAAAAAGTACAACCACTGGAATGCTTGCAAGCATATTAAAAGCTAGTGGGAAAAAAGTTACTTATAACAAATTTGGTGCAAACTTACTTGCAGGAGTTGCTAGTACCTTAATTCAAAGCTCAAATTTATTTGGTAGTCTTGACTATGATTTTATAATCTTAGAAATAGATGAAGCAACTCTTCCTTTACTTACATCATTAATTAAAGCTAATGTAATTGCAGTAACTAATTTTTTTAGAGATCAATTAGATCGTTTTGGAGAACTTGATACAACTGTTAAGTTAATTGAAAAAGGAATTACAAACAATAAAGATGCCATACTTATATTAAATGCAGATGATCCAAGAGTTGCATTTTTAAATGCTAACAACAAAAAAATCTACTATGGAGTTAATAAAGGAGGTTTCGAGGTTTCGAGGTTTAGAGGTTTAGAAGTTGTTTCAGGACAAAATAATGATGATATATCAAACATCTGGAATGTTGATCCCGAAGAAATAACATCTTGTCCTGAATGTAAATCTAATCTTATTTTTAAATATAAAACACTTGCACATCTTGGAGACTATAAATGTTCAAAATGTGACCTTAAAAAACCTGATACAAATTTTACAATTTCAAATACTAAAACTGATAACTTAAGTACTTACTTTGACATAAATTATGATGATCATAAGAATAATTTTTTTATATCTCTTGTTGGAATTTTTAATTTATATAATACACTTTGTTCAATTGCGATTGCAAAGACTATTAGCGATGTTACTAATGTACAAATTCAAAAAGGGTTTCAGTCTTACAGCACAATTTTTGGAAGAGGAGAAAAAATTAGATTTAAGAATAAGTTGTCTTGGATTTACTTAATTAAAAATCCAACTGGAGCAACTGAAGTATTAAAATTGCTTACTCAAATTCCTAATTCCAGGTTTTTAATTGCATTAAATGACAATCTTGCAGACGGAAGAGATATATCCTGGATTTGGGATGCTAGATTTGATCTTTTATCAAATCATAAAAAAGAAATTTTTGTTTCAGGTAAAAGAGCTTTTGATATGGCTTTAAGATTAAAATATGCAGGCATTAATGAACATCAAATTAAAACAAATGAAAAATTATTAGTATCTCTTAAAGGTGCTATTAAATCATTATCTGAAAATGAAACATTGTACATTTTGCCAACTTATACTGTTTTATTAGAAATGCAACAAAAAGGCATTTGTTCTGGGTATAAAATTTAAATGATCATTAATTACTTAATAAATGAATTCCTTAAATCTTCAGCACTCAGCACTCACCTCAGTAATTTAACAGATTCTGCAAAAGGATTTTTTCTAACTTCTTTAATAACTTCTTTAAATAAACCAATACTTTATTTAGCAAACGATCCAGGTTCAGCGATAAATCTTTATTATGAAATTAA encodes the following:
- a CDS encoding homoserine kinase; protein product: MSDVIKIKVPASTANLGPGFDTLSLALEWFNEFTFKVTSGGLKIKGENASLPLDNTNIVYKSFCEAFKKLKKDPPPLEVNIDCQIPMASGLGSSASAIVSGLLAANYLLGGSLKKEDILSLATKLEGHPDNCAAAIYGGLTVSVSFDEKVFVNQFPWPRELLVIVVIPDFDLPTRISRELLPPNIPFGDAAFNVSRTAYLLSCLLNKNWEGLKIGFQDKLHQPFRKDLVPGMEDVLNEGMKYGACGGTLSGAGPTLVAFINNKQKAEDIGKAMTSKWKEFNVKSNYKVLNVASDGAKVESLVIN
- the ispD gene encoding 2-C-methyl-D-erythritol 4-phosphate cytidylyltransferase, producing the protein MNKNKKISIIIAGAGSASRMDSGNSKSKLFVLLENKPLVIYSLEKFLRLNDVLEVIVVTNDINATRELLELRPTSCDPGKVKIVLGGKKRQDSVYNGFCKVNPTCDLVLIHDVARPLFELDDVNKCIESAYINGASVLAIPLVDTIKKSKSDKDKLVVDSTISRDELYLIQTPQVFKYDLLERCYRLFKDSSLTITDEAQMIELFENSVNLIIGNRKNIKITYPEDLEIASAILKEVKNYVRCN
- a CDS encoding DHH family phosphoesterase, whose protein sequence is MKDTKTVSLIIEKIKNLRKSLVLSHENPDGDTLGSMLALGSLLKQHGHIVDHVISDPVPEIYKFLPFSNLVKTSQDKNLLGSYELAFSLDCGSVRRLGKAKDLWFNSKATINIDHHVSNERFANINWIESDATSTGQLVYWLAKSLNVKITKEIATLLYTTLLTDTGCFSNSNTSSNALNWGAELIELGAEHTGVYKKAFLEKPYKSIKIFGNALSNLNLTEDGKIAWTYVSNDLLKSFSATSEDTEDIVDYMIRTKGVLVSVFFREDVGETKVSLRSNTDVDVSKIAISMGGGGHKKAAGVNIKSPFLKVKDLVLKKVIDAINE
- a CDS encoding histidine triad nucleotide-binding protein, with the protein product MSTNQECIFCKIANKELQTKIIFENEEFVAFNDINPVSPIHTLVITKKHYKNFLEVENKDILGKLLLTVKEVAKLKDLNDGFRTVINTGDNGGQTVHHLHVHVLGGRFHKWPPG
- a CDS encoding DUF1727 domain-containing protein, encoding MRNLNFILILWITKLISSLIGILYLGQASNFPGKVALKIQKNFIKYFKLKNNLKIILITGTNGKSTTTGMLASILKASGKKVTYNKFGANLLAGVASTLIQSSNLFGSLDYDFIILEIDEATLPLLTSLIKANVIAVTNFFRDQLDRFGELDTTVKLIEKGITNNKDAILILNADDPRVAFLNANNKKIYYGVNKGGFEVSRFRGLEVVSGQNNDDISNIWNVDPEEITSCPECKSNLIFKYKTLAHLGDYKCSKCDLKKPDTNFTISNTKTDNLSTYFDINYDDHKNNFFISLVGIFNLYNTLCSIAIAKTISDVTNVQIQKGFQSYSTIFGRGEKIRFKNKLSWIYLIKNPTGATEVLKLLTQIPNSRFLIALNDNLADGRDISWIWDARFDLLSNHKKEIFVSGKRAFDMALRLKYAGINEHQIKTNEKLLVSLKGAIKSLSENETLYILPTYTVLLEMQQKGICSGYKI